CAGTGAATGGAGCCGTCCGGCCAGAGAACTCTAAATTCCCTTTCGTAGCGTCCTCCCGAGGCGGGGTCGAGGGCCTCCTTGATTGCTTTTTCAACCTCTGCCCGATCCTGCGGATGAATACAGGAAAACACCAGCGGATAGGTAACGAAAACATCCGCCGGGATTCCGAAAATTTCCCGGGAGCGCCGGTCCCAGATAACCTCTCCGCTGATCAGGTCGTAATCCCAGGTGCCGATCCGTGCCGATTCCATGGCCAGATGCAGGCGCTCCTCCACTTCCCTGAAATTATCCGTGGCGGCGTTGCCGTTGCAGCCGGGCACGGCGAGTCGGGCGGCGGCCAACTCCTTTTCCAGATTCCACACCTTCTCTTGCAACCGGCGCACCTCTGCCTGAGAATCTTCTTTTCGGAACGCAGAATTTTTTTCCCTGCTGTCGGATGTCATCGCAACCCCCGTCGGCTGTCGAAGAAGCCCTCAGCCCATAGCTAAGCACTATATCAAACTTCTCAGATTGAAAAAAGGCCGTAGTGGGGTTGGTTCGGGATGCTCTGGACCGGGAGATTTAATCTGTGAGATACTCTCTACGATCTCTGCGTGTTCTGGTGAGCGAAGTGAACGGGCGAGGGAAGGTTGTATGATTTGGCTACTTTCCGTTAAACTTGGATTCTGGTTATTAATCTGTTCAACAAAGGAGTTTCACCCATGGAAAAAGCAATCCGCGAGGAAATCGTCCGTTTTGTCATGACCTCGCCGGAGAACCTTCAGGAAGACGGGGCCACTCCCTATTTCGAGGAACCCCTGGTAGGATTCGCCGCGGCGGACGATCCCCTGTTCATCGAATACAAGAAGATCATCGGCGACTTTCACCTCACGCCAGGCGAGTTTCTTTCGGAGCCGGCCGGAGCGTCCTCGGCGGCGCAGGGTACCGTCATTTCCTGGGTGCTGCCATTGACGGCGGTCACCCGAAAAAGCAATCGCGTCGAAGACCTCTGGCCCTCGCGGGCCTGGGCCCGCACCCGCCATTTCGGCGAAGTGCTCAACTGCAGTCTACGGCGCCATGTGGTCGACTATCTCCAGCAGAGAGGATCCCGAGCCGTCGCTCCTCAGCTCTCCGAACGGTGGAAGCCCGTCGACGCTCCCGATGGTCCGACCTCCTCCTGGTCCGAGCGCCACGCCGCCTATGCGGCCGGACTGGGGACCTTCAGCCTCAATGACGCCCTGATCACCCCTAAGGGGATCGCCCATCGCCTGGGGAGCGTCATCACCGATCTGAAGCTTTCGCCGACGCCGGTGACCGCGGCTCATTACCGCTGGAACTGCCTGCGCTTCCGGGACGGCGGCTGCGGCGTCTGCATCAATCGTTGTCCGGTAGGAGCTCTGTCCGATGCCGGACATGACAAAGAGATCTGCCGCAACTACGTCTACGGCACCGTTCCCCGAACGGTCGGGGAGCAGTACGGCGTGACAGCGACAGGGTGCGGCCTCTGCCAGGTCAAGATCCCCTGCGAAGAGCAGATACCCTGAGGCAATCCCATAGGTCCCCTGAAGTGTCCAAGCTGTTTTTCGTTTCAGCCGATCTTCGACCGACCCTCACGCAGCAACTCGGCGAACTGTTCGGCGGGGACCGGTCTGCTGAAAAGAAATCCCTGGAATTTGTCGCAACCGCAGCGGCGCAGAAAGTCGAGCTGCTCTTCCGTTTCCACACCTTCGGCCACCGCTTCTATACCCAGATTGTGCGCGATGTCGATGATGCTGTTGGCCACCGATGCGCTGCCGGTATCGCTCTCCACGTCGGCGATGAAAGAGCTGTCGATCTTCAACGTATCGACCGGAAAACGACGGAGATAGTTGAGACTGGAGTAACCGGTACCGAAATCATCCAGACTAAGTGAGATGCCGGTTTCCTTGAGCCGACTCATCATCGCCGCCGCCCCTTCGGGATGATCCATGATCATGCTTTCGGTGAGTTCGAGGTCGAGCCAGCGCGGTTCAAGGCCGGTTTCATGAAGGACTTCCGCTATCATGTCGGCGAAACCTTCATTGCGAAACTGCCGCGCCGAGATGTTGACGGCCACCGTGATCGGAGACAGTCCTTCATCCTGGAAGCTCTTGTTGCGGCGGCAGGCCTCGCGCAGTACCCACTCTCCAATCGGCCCGATCAGCCCCGTCTCTTCGGCCACCGGGATAAAGGCGCCCGGAGACACCATGCCGCGGCGCGGATGCTGCCAGCGCACCAGGGCCTCGCTGCCGACAATCTCCCCGCTCACCACATCGATCTTCGGTTGAAAGTGCAGAATAAACTCCCCAAGTTCCAGGGCCTGACGCAGGTCGGCTTCCAGATCCATGGTTTCGATGATCCGGACGTCCATCTCCGGCGCAAAAACCTGGAACGTATCCCTCCCGGCTGACTTGGCATGGTACATGGCCAGATCGGCGTTGCGGAGAAGGATTTCTGCATCCTGGCCGTCGTCGGGGAAGAAAGTGAAACCGATGCTGGCGGTGACGCGCAGATGTCGCGAACCGATGACAAACGGCCGGGCGAGAACAGCCCGGAACTTTTCCAAGGCGGTGACCGCGCCCCTCATCGTTTCGATCTCCTGCAGCAGAATGACGAATTCATCGCCGCCGATCCGGGCCAGAGTATCCTGGGAACGCACCTCTGTTTCGAGTCTCTCGGCCACCCTTTTCAACAATTCGTTGCCGATGCTATGCCCAAGGCTGTCATTGATGATCTGAAAGCGGTCGAGGTCGAGCAGCAGGATCGCCATCTTCTTGCCCGTGCGCCGGGCGTGGGCAATCCCCTGGCGGATGCGGTCGGAGAGCAGGTTTCGGTTGGCCAGTCCGGTCAGATGATCAA
This is a stretch of genomic DNA from Desulfuromonas sp. TF. It encodes these proteins:
- a CDS encoding epoxyqueuosine reductase translates to MEKAIREEIVRFVMTSPENLQEDGATPYFEEPLVGFAAADDPLFIEYKKIIGDFHLTPGEFLSEPAGASSAAQGTVISWVLPLTAVTRKSNRVEDLWPSRAWARTRHFGEVLNCSLRRHVVDYLQQRGSRAVAPQLSERWKPVDAPDGPTSSWSERHAAYAAGLGTFSLNDALITPKGIAHRLGSVITDLKLSPTPVTAAHYRWNCLRFRDGGCGVCINRCPVGALSDAGHDKEICRNYVYGTVPRTVGEQYGVTATGCGLCQVKIPCEEQIP